A window from Brucella sp. BE17 encodes these proteins:
- a CDS encoding CsbD family protein, with protein MDWNRVEGNWKQLKGNVKEQWGKLTDDDLDQINGRRDQLEGKIQERYGIEKDRVKSEVDDWYGRQQWLP; from the coding sequence ATGGACTGGAACCGAGTAGAAGGCAATTGGAAGCAGCTTAAAGGCAATGTTAAGGAACAATGGGGCAAGCTGACCGACGACGATCTCGATCAGATCAATGGTCGCCGTGACCAGCTTGAAGGCAAAATTCAGGAACGCTACGGCATCGAAAAAGACCGTGTAAAATCAGAAGTTGACGATTGGTATGGACGTCAGCAATGGCTACCATAA